In one Sesamum indicum cultivar Zhongzhi No. 13 linkage group LG12, S_indicum_v1.0, whole genome shotgun sequence genomic region, the following are encoded:
- the LOC105174912 gene encoding indole-3-acetate O-methyltransferase 1, protein MAPAGDNVVVSKMKLERMLSMKGGRGEASYVNNSQAQAQHARSMLHLLRETLDGVRLQTPPDFPFVVADLGCSCGSNTIYMVDVIIQHMTKRYEAAGCDPPEFSAFFSDLPSNDFNTLFQLLPPYGGVSMEECLASNSHRSYFAAGVPGSFYYRLFPAKSVDVFYSAFSLHWLSQVPDVVLDKRSTAYNRGRIFIHGASESTANAYKKQFQSDLAGFLRSRSKEMKSGGSMFLVCLGRTCSDPTDQGGAGFLFGTHFQDAWDDLVQEGLITSEKRDNFNIPIYAPSLEDFKEVVEADGSFIVNKLEVFRGGSPLVVNHPDDAAEIGRVLANSCRSVSGVLVDAHIGDQLSDELFSRVAMRATSRAKELLEQLQFFHIVASLSLA, encoded by the exons atggCTCCTGCGGGCGACAACGTTGTAGTTTCTAAAATGAAGCTGGAAAGGATGCTGAGCATGAAAGGAGGGAGAGGGGAAGCTAGCTATGTTAACAACTCTCAGGCTCAg GCTCAGCATGCTCGATCAATGCTCCATCTCCTGAGAGAAACCCTGGACGGCGTCCGTCTGCAGACCCCGCCGGACTTTCCCTTCGTGGTGGCCGACCTCGGCTGCTCCTGTGGCAGCAACACCATTTACATGGTGGACGTCATCATCCAACACATGACTAAGCGCTACGAGGCGGCGGGCTGCGACCCGCCCGAATTCTCAGCCTTCTTCTCCGATCTACCTTCAAATGACTTTAACACCCTCTTCCAGCTCCTCCCTCCCTACGGCGGAGTCAGCATGGAGGAGTGCCTGGCTTCCAACAGCCACCGCTCTTACTTCGCCGCCGGAGTTCCAGGTTCCTTTTACTATCGACTTTTCCCGGCCAAGTCCGTTGATGTGTTCTACTCCGCGTTTTCCTTGCACTGGCTGTCTCAG GTTCCTGATGTGGTGTTGGACAAGAGATCGACGGCATACAACAGGGGAAGAATATTTATTCACGGGGCAAGCGAGAGCACCGCAAATGCATACAAGAAACAATTCCAGAGTGATTTGGCTGGATTCCTGAGATCAAGATCCAAAGAAATGAAGAGTGGAGGGTCCATGTTCTTGGTTTGCTTAGGTCGGACTTGTTCCGACCCGACCGACCAGGGCGGGGCTGGGTTTCTCTTTGGGACCCATTTTCAGGATGCTTGGGATGATCTAGTCCAGGag GGTCTAATCACTAGTGAAAAACGTGACAACTTCAACATCCCAATCTACGCACCGAGCCTAGAGGACTTCAAGGAGGTGGTGGAGGCCGACGGTTCATTCATCGTCAACAAGCTGGAAGTTTTCAGAGGTGGAAGCCCTCTGGTGGTGAACCACCCGGACGATGCAGCTGAGATAGGCCGCGTGCTGGCCAACAGTTGTCGTAGTGTTAGCGGTGTCCTAGTTGATGCACACATAGGTGATCAACTGAGCGACGAGCTCTTCTCGCGTGTGGCGATGCGAGCCACAAGCCGTGCCAAGGAGCTACTAGAGCAGCTTCAGTTCTTTCACATTGTTGCATCCCTTTCTTTAGCTTAG